A stretch of Paenibacillus sp. URB8-2 DNA encodes these proteins:
- a CDS encoding S1C family serine protease → MGLFDDDFYSTKVSRRRERKVSKQRSMPRRWSARSRRLRLSTMQVSAICSLFSAVVAVLLFSLVTGQLSHEKGGQPAFIQNVTPSSGDPYDRIIKAAATVRPAVVSIINHKEENTKDTLDESALGSGVIYKKTDDKAFIITNNHVISGAGKLEIVTVDGETRKAELVGADKVSDLAVLSIDAGGINTVAKLGDSSKLQLGETVIAIGNPLGLGDTLTSGIVSYANRTIPVSLNQDGVYDWEQEVIQTDAAINEGNSGGALVDLNGRVIGINTMKISDTGVEGLGFAIPANHVIKIAEELVLKGKIARSYLGVYSMDLNNPYVPLAEDQRKALKLPSSVKEGVVVLDVVGPAKEAGLKLNDVITKFNGQTIDSTLSLRKYLYNETRIGDPLAITFYRNGIEKEITVMLEEKPGE, encoded by the coding sequence TTGGGACTGTTTGATGATGATTTCTATTCCACCAAAGTATCCAGACGGAGAGAACGAAAAGTCTCAAAGCAGCGGTCTATGCCCCGCCGCTGGTCGGCCCGCAGCAGACGGCTGAGGCTGTCAACGATGCAAGTCTCCGCGATCTGCTCCCTGTTCAGCGCGGTAGTCGCGGTTCTGCTGTTCAGTCTTGTTACGGGGCAGTTGTCCCATGAAAAAGGAGGCCAGCCCGCTTTCATTCAGAATGTCACGCCAAGCAGCGGGGATCCTTACGACCGGATTATCAAGGCAGCGGCTACCGTCCGTCCGGCGGTTGTCAGCATAATCAATCATAAAGAAGAGAATACGAAAGATACGCTGGATGAGTCGGCGCTCGGATCGGGCGTAATTTATAAGAAAACGGACGACAAGGCGTTTATTATAACCAATAACCATGTCATCTCCGGCGCGGGCAAGCTTGAGATTGTCACCGTGGATGGAGAGACCCGCAAGGCCGAGCTTGTCGGCGCGGATAAAGTCAGCGATCTTGCCGTCCTCTCCATTGATGCCGGGGGGATCAACACTGTCGCCAAACTGGGAGATTCCTCGAAGCTTCAGCTTGGGGAGACGGTGATTGCGATCGGCAATCCGCTCGGCCTTGGCGATACGCTTACCTCGGGCATTGTCAGCTATGCGAACCGCACGATTCCGGTATCCCTTAACCAGGACGGCGTTTATGACTGGGAGCAGGAGGTTATCCAGACCGATGCAGCCATCAACGAAGGCAACAGCGGAGGAGCGCTCGTCGACCTGAACGGCCGGGTGATCGGCATCAATACGATGAAGATTTCCGATACCGGCGTGGAAGGCCTCGGGTTTGCCATTCCGGCTAACCATGTCATCAAGATTGCGGAGGAACTGGTCCTGAAAGGGAAAATCGCCCGCTCCTACCTGGGGGTATACTCGATGGATCTGAACAACCCGTATGTTCCGCTTGCCGAAGACCAACGCAAGGCGCTCAAATTGCCGAGCAGCGTCAAGGAAGGCGTCGTCGTTCTTGATGTCGTCGGGCCGGCCAAGGAAGCCGGGCTCAAGCTGAATGATGTCATTACGAAATTCAATGGCCAAACGATTGATTCCACGCTGAGCCTGCGCAAGTATTTGTACAATGAGACCCGGATCGGCGACCCGCTCGCCATCACCTTTTACCGGAACGGGATAGAGAAAGAAATTACGGTTATGCTTGAAGAAAAACCGGGGGAATAA
- a CDS encoding cold-shock protein, producing MNYRKKPLEEIPEENTAVWSCTNDDCNGWMRDNFSFDVAPTCPLCHAPMEQGMRMLPQLYNSNGDPKSLKKGISISQGAS from the coding sequence TTGAACTACCGGAAGAAACCACTGGAAGAAATACCGGAAGAGAATACGGCCGTATGGTCCTGCACGAACGATGATTGCAACGGCTGGATGAGAGATAATTTTTCGTTTGATGTTGCGCCTACCTGCCCTCTATGCCACGCGCCAATGGAGCAGGGAATGAGAATGCTTCCACAATTGTACAATTCCAACGGCGATCCCAAATCGCTGAAAAAGGGCATTTCCATTTCTCAGGGTGCAAGTTAA
- a CDS encoding MBL fold metallo-hydrolase: MGISFTVLSSGSTGNATIVRGGGTTLMIDAGLSARRIEELLTMRELRGEEIDGILVTHEHSDHVKGLGAVARKYGLPIYANSSTWSAIEKGIGNIEEHNRLVLETGQFKDFGDMRVESFAISHDAAEPVGYNFYEGKEKLSVATDLGYVSDKVKAAISDADVLVLEANHDIEMLRMGRYPWNTKRRILGDMGHLSNDAAGAALSEILTGRTKRTYLAHLSRDHNMIELARMSVRGAMEDRGCFYKDSEFRLCDTYYDQPTPWDTVSES, from the coding sequence ATGGGGATTTCGTTTACGGTGCTGTCCAGCGGTTCAACCGGCAATGCCACAATTGTGCGGGGGGGCGGGACGACACTGATGATCGATGCGGGCTTAAGCGCGCGGCGGATCGAGGAACTGCTGACCATGCGCGAGTTAAGAGGAGAGGAAATTGACGGGATACTCGTCACGCATGAGCATTCCGATCATGTCAAGGGCCTCGGCGCGGTTGCGCGCAAGTATGGCCTGCCGATCTACGCCAACAGCAGCACATGGAGCGCAATTGAGAAAGGGATCGGGAACATCGAAGAGCATAACCGTCTCGTTTTGGAGACCGGGCAATTTAAGGATTTTGGAGACATGCGGGTCGAATCGTTTGCCATTTCCCACGACGCCGCCGAGCCGGTCGGCTATAACTTTTATGAAGGCAAAGAGAAGCTCAGCGTGGCGACGGACCTCGGCTATGTCAGCGATAAGGTCAAAGCGGCGATCTCGGACGCCGACGTACTCGTGCTGGAGGCCAACCATGATATTGAGATGCTGCGGATGGGACGCTACCCGTGGAATACGAAACGGCGGATACTCGGCGACATGGGCCACTTGTCCAACGACGCGGCGGGCGCGGCTCTGAGCGAGATTTTGACAGGACGCACCAAGCGGACCTACCTGGCCCATTTAAGCCGCGATCATAATATGATCGAGCTTGCGAGAATGTCGGTGCGAGGGGCGATGGAAGACAGAGGCTGCTTCTACAAAGACAGCGAGTTTCGGCTCTGCGACACGTATTACGACCAGCCTACGCCATGGGATACGGTGAGCGAATCATAA
- the yycI gene encoding two-component system regulatory protein YycI: protein MDWGRAKNVLIYSFLLLNLLLCYQLWIDLREQVSANLDFTSLSDTTQQIMEQKDIRILCPIPAAVPQLPDLTYRYSIGEGRTVKLDRPVDSKLIFSFAELSGQLKPQIPDIGSYRFDPLESEVGRFVLHPLVDGKWPLFSVRLELVYDNQKIVAYRRPQIDIGEGGKGEAQKVLPASKALGSLIEKFFPKGAAVKEIELGYYGELFNSESQVAAPMWRFMLEDGKSYYVNGISADIISPKTSE, encoded by the coding sequence ATGGACTGGGGAAGAGCGAAAAATGTGCTGATCTATTCGTTTCTGCTGCTGAATCTGCTGCTGTGCTACCAGCTGTGGATCGACCTGCGGGAGCAGGTCAGCGCCAATCTTGACTTTACCTCTCTCTCCGATACGACCCAGCAGATTATGGAGCAGAAGGATATTCGTATTCTGTGCCCCATTCCGGCGGCTGTGCCCCAGCTTCCCGACTTAACGTACCGTTATTCGATCGGTGAAGGAAGAACGGTCAAATTGGACCGGCCGGTAGATAGCAAGCTGATTTTCTCCTTCGCTGAACTGAGCGGACAGTTGAAGCCTCAAATTCCCGATATCGGCAGCTACCGGTTTGATCCTTTGGAGAGCGAGGTCGGCAGGTTCGTGCTGCATCCGCTGGTCGACGGCAAATGGCCGCTGTTCAGCGTAAGACTGGAGCTGGTCTACGACAATCAGAAAATCGTCGCCTACCGCCGGCCGCAAATCGATATCGGGGAAGGCGGAAAGGGCGAAGCTCAGAAGGTGCTTCCGGCTTCGAAGGCGCTGGGCAGTCTGATCGAGAAGTTTTTCCCGAAGGGCGCGGCGGTGAAGGAAATTGAACTCGGCTATTACGGGGAATTGTTCAATTCCGAGAGCCAGGTGGCGGCGCCAATGTGGCGCTTCATGCTTGAGGACGGCAAATCCTATTACGTCAACGGCATCAGCGCCGATATTATCAGTCCCAAGACATCAGAGTGA
- a CDS encoding YycH family regulatory protein has translation MKERIKSWILALLVLSSLVESYYLIYRLPGSDSAVFSENLYVKTDNMGPEEKVENLLFPYKMIIHLGNNKHTLFYPSSTFYNLILNRLKGRSFESFQRRSVQDFDWTKIRSENPGIELSFGSGIPVALLQRVMQLSPDSLFAGESIDRIWIYSAKNDSKAHAVFFSTRGDIVYEAAKADLTVQDVQQHVDFGKSWTPYSTLTGEYYVPESSLSLVASEMPSGLYTVEQMQSSLFFDAGSTRYIREKDGSEIYTDSKRSLQVDQERNWMSYSDPTALPAGESTDAKDVLEAVDFVNQHGGWNGTYRLEAAAESDQDRLVSFQQYYGSYPYGSYPVLDQPQLHYGLIHLQLQQGTVTAYERSLMYSKDDMGSKKIVELSGGDTLRKRLAEVGKSSPLRDLYPVYMPVVKGNKLELVPVWKAVYRDGSSLTLN, from the coding sequence GTGAAGGAAAGAATCAAGTCATGGATTCTGGCGCTGCTCGTCCTGAGTAGCCTGGTGGAGAGTTACTATTTGATCTACCGTCTGCCGGGGAGCGATTCGGCGGTCTTTTCCGAGAATCTATATGTAAAGACCGACAACATGGGGCCAGAAGAAAAAGTCGAAAATTTGCTATTTCCTTACAAAATGATTATTCATCTGGGAAACAACAAGCACACGCTGTTTTACCCAAGCTCGACTTTCTATAACCTGATTCTGAACCGGCTGAAGGGGCGGAGCTTCGAGAGCTTTCAGCGCCGTTCCGTCCAGGATTTCGACTGGACCAAGATTCGCAGCGAGAACCCCGGAATCGAGCTGTCGTTCGGTTCGGGCATTCCCGTAGCGCTGCTGCAGCGGGTGATGCAGCTGTCTCCGGATTCCCTGTTCGCGGGGGAAAGCATCGACCGGATCTGGATATACAGCGCAAAGAATGATTCGAAAGCCCATGCCGTTTTCTTCAGCACAAGGGGAGATATCGTCTATGAAGCGGCCAAAGCCGATCTTACCGTGCAGGACGTTCAGCAGCATGTCGATTTCGGAAAGTCGTGGACGCCTTACTCAACGTTAACCGGCGAGTATTACGTTCCGGAGAGCAGCTTGTCCCTGGTGGCGTCCGAGATGCCTTCCGGGCTGTATACGGTAGAGCAGATGCAGAGCAGTCTGTTCTTCGATGCCGGCAGCACCCGTTATATCCGGGAAAAGGACGGCTCCGAAATTTATACGGACAGCAAGCGCAGCCTGCAGGTAGATCAGGAACGGAACTGGATGAGCTACAGCGACCCTACGGCACTTCCGGCAGGCGAGAGCACCGATGCCAAGGATGTGCTGGAGGCTGTCGACTTCGTCAATCAGCATGGAGGATGGAACGGAACTTACAGGCTGGAGGCGGCTGCAGAAAGCGATCAGGACCGGCTCGTTTCCTTCCAGCAGTATTACGGTTCTTATCCCTACGGCTCTTACCCTGTTCTGGATCAGCCGCAGCTGCATTACGGACTCATCCATTTGCAGCTGCAGCAGGGAACGGTAACGGCCTATGAACGGTCCTTAATGTACAGCAAGGATGATATGGGTTCGAAAAAGATTGTGGAGCTGTCCGGCGGGGATACCCTGCGAAAGCGGCTGGCCGAGGTTGGCAAATCTTCGCCGCTCCGCGACTTGTACCCTGTCTATATGCCGGTGGTCAAGGGAAACAAGCTGGAGCTGGTTCCCGTCTGGAAGGCCGTTTACAGAGACGGCAGCTCGCTTACGCTGAATTAA
- the walK gene encoding cell wall metabolism sensor histidine kinase WalK: MKVMSFFRTIQAKLIIIYVLLILIAMQLIGVYFVSSMKNSLTDNFTKDLKARAEMLSILTADKFSSGAGGADEQSSVDGLRGMVNNLYISGAEIQVLDASGKIITTSVPSQSDYVGQRNTQTVVSRALQGISDNEEYIIGDDNVRKKVVAKPVWSGGKVVGAIYIAADMKDLYATMSRINSVFISGLLLALTLTAVLGVILAHTITQPIKEMTRHAKEVAEGSFDRKMPIFGNDEIGQLSKAFNYMTGRLRDALAQNEEEKEKLASILTNMSDGVVATDETGRVILMNRRASLMLGADEPLPRGLELDGLLGLEGDQTLALSGGTAQSTLLRLKSFEGEEPNIVRVTFTPIHRREGGIAGTIAVLQDVTEQENLEASRREFVANVSHELRTPLTTIKSYAEALDDGALEDPQLAGRFVGVIRSETERMIRLVTDLLHLSRLDSREAQLRYQETDISEMLEDVADRFSFQIRQKRISISTVIRRGVSTAWLDRDQIDQVLGNLVSNALKYTPEGGSIGLEAGCNAEGILEISVRDSGIGIPKKDIERIFERFYRVDKARSRNMGGTGLGLSIAREIVKAHGGAISLQSELNKGSKVTFTLPLEKQRRDQA; the protein is encoded by the coding sequence ATGAAGGTCATGTCCTTTTTCCGGACAATTCAGGCGAAGCTGATTATTATTTACGTACTGCTGATTCTGATTGCAATGCAGCTGATCGGCGTGTATTTTGTAAGCTCGATGAAGAATTCGCTGACCGACAACTTCACGAAGGATTTGAAGGCCCGGGCGGAAATGCTGTCGATTCTGACGGCCGACAAATTCAGCAGCGGAGCCGGCGGAGCGGATGAGCAGTCTTCGGTGGACGGCCTGCGCGGCATGGTCAACAATCTGTATATCAGCGGCGCGGAAATCCAAGTGCTTGATGCGAGCGGCAAAATCATCACGACCTCGGTGCCGTCTCAGAGCGACTATGTCGGGCAGCGCAATACGCAGACGGTGGTCAGCCGCGCGCTGCAGGGCATCAGCGACAACGAGGAGTACATTATCGGCGATGACAATGTGCGGAAAAAGGTCGTGGCCAAGCCGGTATGGTCGGGCGGCAAGGTGGTTGGCGCCATTTACATCGCCGCCGACATGAAGGATCTTTACGCGACGATGAGCCGGATCAATAGCGTGTTTATCTCCGGCCTCCTGCTGGCGCTCACATTGACGGCCGTACTCGGCGTTATCCTCGCCCATACCATCACACAGCCGATCAAAGAGATGACCCGGCATGCCAAGGAAGTCGCCGAAGGAAGCTTCGACCGGAAAATGCCGATATTCGGCAATGATGAAATTGGGCAGCTGAGCAAGGCGTTCAACTATATGACCGGCAGGCTGAGGGACGCGCTTGCCCAGAACGAGGAAGAGAAGGAGAAGCTCGCCTCCATTCTGACCAATATGAGCGACGGAGTGGTGGCGACGGATGAAACCGGCCGCGTCATTCTTATGAACCGCCGGGCATCTTTGATGCTGGGTGCGGATGAACCGCTCCCCCGGGGCCTTGAGCTGGACGGGCTGCTTGGCCTCGAAGGCGATCAGACGCTCGCTTTGTCCGGCGGTACCGCGCAGTCCACGCTGCTGAGGCTTAAATCTTTCGAAGGGGAGGAGCCCAACATCGTGCGGGTGACGTTCACGCCGATTCACCGCCGCGAGGGCGGAATCGCCGGAACGATCGCGGTGCTGCAGGATGTCACCGAGCAGGAGAACCTGGAAGCGTCCCGCCGCGAATTTGTGGCGAACGTATCGCATGAGCTGCGCACGCCGCTCACGACCATTAAGAGCTATGCGGAAGCGCTCGATGACGGCGCGCTGGAAGATCCGCAGCTGGCCGGACGTTTTGTCGGCGTAATCCGCAGCGAGACGGAGCGGATGATCCGTCTTGTCACCGATCTGCTGCATCTGTCCCGCCTTGATTCCAGGGAAGCGCAGCTGCGCTATCAGGAGACCGATATTTCCGAGATGCTGGAGGATGTGGCCGACCGCTTCTCCTTCCAAATCCGGCAGAAGCGGATTTCCATCAGCACCGTCATCCGCCGGGGCGTCTCTACGGCCTGGCTCGACAGGGATCAGATCGACCAGGTGCTGGGCAATCTGGTGTCCAATGCCCTGAAATATACGCCTGAGGGCGGGAGCATCGGACTGGAGGCGGGATGCAATGCCGAAGGGATACTGGAGATTTCCGTCCGCGACTCCGGAATCGGAATTCCCAAGAAGGATATTGAGCGCATTTTCGAGCGCTTTTACCGGGTGGATAAAGCGCGTTCGCGGAATATGGGCGGAACCGGCCTCGGACTCTCCATTGCCCGGGAAATTGTAAAAGCGCACGGGGGCGCCATATCCCTGCAATCCGAACTGAACAAAGGCTCTAAGGTCACCTTTACGCTGCCTCTGGAGAAGCAAAGGAGGGACCAGGCGTGA
- the yycF gene encoding response regulator YycF produces MGMGTILVVDDEQPIADILKFNLEKEGYEVICAFDGISAVDLALSKRPDLMLLDLMLPGKDGMDVCREVRSAHLDIPIIMLTAKDGEIDKVLGLELGADDYVTKPFSTRELLARVKAQMRRQHKPTPAETQSGPDEGKQGVHHFDLFIDTDMYTVYKGGEPLDLTHREYELLYYMVRNAGKVMTREHLLQAVWGFEYFGDVRTVDVTIRRLREKIEENPSKPEYIFTRRGLGYLMHSPKNGGL; encoded by the coding sequence ATGGGAATGGGAACGATTTTGGTAGTCGACGACGAGCAGCCTATTGCCGATATATTAAAGTTTAATCTGGAAAAAGAAGGTTATGAGGTCATTTGCGCTTTTGACGGTATAAGCGCCGTGGATCTGGCCTTGTCCAAACGGCCCGATCTCATGCTGCTGGATCTCATGCTGCCCGGCAAGGACGGCATGGATGTCTGCCGTGAGGTGCGGTCCGCCCATCTGGATATTCCAATCATCATGCTGACCGCCAAGGACGGGGAAATCGACAAGGTGCTCGGTCTTGAGCTTGGGGCGGACGATTATGTAACCAAGCCATTCAGCACGCGCGAGCTGCTTGCCCGGGTAAAGGCGCAAATGCGCCGACAGCATAAGCCGACTCCCGCGGAGACGCAGAGCGGGCCGGACGAAGGCAAGCAGGGCGTCCACCATTTCGATCTGTTTATAGATACCGACATGTACACCGTCTATAAGGGCGGGGAACCTCTGGATCTGACGCACCGCGAATACGAACTGCTCTATTATATGGTCCGCAACGCCGGTAAGGTCATGACAAGGGAGCATTTGCTCCAGGCGGTCTGGGGATTTGAATATTTCGGAGACGTGCGGACGGTCGATGTGACGATCCGGCGGCTGAGAGAGAAGATCGAGGAGAACCCGAGCAAGCCGGAGTATATCTTTACGCGGCGCGGGCTCGGATATTTGATGCACAGTCCCAAAAACGGAGGATTGTGA
- a CDS encoding cold-shock protein has translation MQTGTVKWFNAEKGFGFIEVEGGSDVFVHFSAITGDGFKTLDEGQRVEFNVVQGNRGPQAENVVKL, from the coding sequence ATGCAAACAGGTACAGTTAAATGGTTCAACGCAGAGAAAGGCTTTGGCTTTATCGAAGTTGAAGGCGGAAGCGACGTATTCGTACACTTCAGCGCAATCACCGGCGACGGCTTCAAAACGTTGGACGAAGGCCAACGCGTTGAATTCAACGTTGTTCAAGGCAACCGCGGACCGCAAGCCGAGAACGTTGTAAAACTGTAA
- a CDS encoding cytochrome ubiquinol oxidase subunit I, producing MDTLMLSRMQFASTTIFHFFFVPVTIGLSFIIAIMETMYVRSGNEEYKRMAKFWGKLFLVNFAIGVVTGILQEFQFGMNWSDYSRFVGDVFGAPLAVEALLAFFLESTFIGIWIFGWDKVSKKIHLLSIWFVAIGTTLSAFWILAANSFMQHPVGYTINNGRAEMNDFLSLITNGQVLVEFPHTVLGAFATGAFLIIGVSAIKLLRKQDVSFFQKSFKIAAIVGIISSIGVAFAGHWQAQYLVKTQPMKMAASEGLWGKSGDPAPWNVIANIDPEKMVSTHELKIPYALSFLSYSKFSGEVKGMKELQAEYEQKYGPGNYIPPVRTTFWSFRIMIAAGTAMIFISLWAVYLMWRKKLDQPNTGFLRICLSGLLLPPIANTAGWVMTEFGRQPWTVFGLMTTEQSVSPNITAGQVLFSLITFNAIYGVLLIVLIYLFVKVIKKGPYAIDEDSHSTDPYNKKEGHHALT from the coding sequence ATGGACACACTTATGCTGTCGCGCATGCAGTTTGCGTCGACAACGATTTTTCACTTTTTCTTTGTGCCGGTGACGATCGGATTGTCGTTCATCATCGCGATTATGGAGACGATGTACGTACGCAGCGGCAACGAAGAGTACAAGCGAATGGCTAAATTTTGGGGGAAGCTCTTCCTGGTTAACTTTGCAATCGGGGTTGTGACCGGGATTTTGCAGGAATTCCAGTTCGGAATGAACTGGTCGGACTACTCGCGCTTTGTCGGTGACGTATTCGGGGCTCCGCTTGCGGTTGAAGCCTTACTCGCGTTTTTCCTGGAATCGACGTTTATCGGGATTTGGATTTTCGGTTGGGACAAGGTCTCCAAGAAGATCCATTTGCTGTCTATCTGGTTTGTTGCGATTGGCACCACGTTGTCGGCTTTCTGGATTCTGGCGGCGAATTCCTTTATGCAGCATCCTGTAGGGTACACCATCAATAACGGCCGCGCGGAGATGAACGATTTTCTGTCGCTGATCACCAACGGTCAAGTTCTGGTTGAATTTCCGCATACCGTACTAGGCGCCTTTGCCACCGGAGCCTTTCTGATTATCGGTGTCAGCGCAATTAAGCTGCTGAGAAAGCAGGACGTCTCGTTCTTTCAAAAGTCTTTCAAAATCGCGGCGATCGTCGGCATTATCAGTTCGATTGGCGTTGCCTTCGCCGGCCACTGGCAGGCGCAATACCTGGTTAAGACCCAGCCAATGAAGATGGCCGCTTCCGAAGGCCTGTGGGGCAAGAGCGGCGACCCTGCGCCGTGGAATGTAATCGCCAATATAGATCCTGAGAAAATGGTAAGCACTCATGAACTTAAGATTCCATATGCGCTTAGCTTCCTCTCCTACAGCAAGTTCTCCGGTGAGGTCAAGGGGATGAAAGAGCTGCAGGCCGAGTATGAACAAAAATACGGTCCGGGCAATTACATACCGCCTGTACGTACGACCTTTTGGAGCTTCCGGATCATGATTGCGGCAGGTACAGCTATGATTTTCATTTCATTATGGGCTGTATATCTGATGTGGCGCAAGAAGCTGGATCAGCCGAACACCGGGTTCCTGCGCATCTGCTTATCCGGACTGCTGCTGCCTCCGATCGCCAATACGGCGGGCTGGGTCATGACGGAATTCGGGCGTCAGCCTTGGACCGTTTTCGGACTGATGACCACCGAGCAGAGCGTCTCGCCCAATATTACGGCAGGACAAGTCTTGTTCTCGCTCATTACCTTTAACGCTATCTATGGGGTTCTGTTGATTGTGCTGATCTATCTGTTCGTCAAAGTAATCAAAAAAGGCCCGTACGCCATCGACGAAGACTCGCATTCGACGGACCCTTATAACAAAAAGGAGGGACACCATGCTCTCACTTAA
- a CDS encoding M23 family metallopeptidase: MKGLKFIRGLKGQKGEAPKTVAGGKDDAGEGMVNVPVTKDSRRRLRLTWLAATAGIALLTVSFIGAHKHYVEANTEAYYRVLLHGKEIGTLSDKDRLKALFEEKQEEYQKKYPDEVMVLQTDGITTQAARNYKPVIDNEGTLDKLDGLLKAYAVGVQLVVDGKVVGIVKDQETASAVLQGVKAYYISGKKEASGAPQLKKTAASSASASPGDKVESADIREQLSVMPVKADPNKVMDVQEAVKALTVGVDAPLVYTVQEGDTVSSIAGRYEIAQKEIFRNNPEVKELTLQIGDELKLTVPQPPITVVTTEKAEEQIVTEPEVIVRTSELLPKGKTKVVRPGQTGLKEMQYRLTKENGEVVKEEWLGQTVLKASLPEVVYRGTKVAHEASGSFAWPVIGAVISSTFGERWGRSHKGVDLVSGNRTIKAADAGTVSFAGVQHGYGNVVIINHGNGYETYYGHLSKISVSVGQKLEQGSRIGIMGNTGRSTGTHLHFEIRKSGTAMNPLKYLQ, from the coding sequence ATGAAAGGTTTGAAATTTATACGCGGGCTGAAGGGGCAAAAAGGAGAAGCTCCCAAAACCGTGGCCGGAGGGAAAGACGATGCCGGGGAGGGCATGGTTAACGTTCCGGTAACGAAAGATTCACGGCGGCGTCTGCGCCTGACCTGGCTTGCGGCAACCGCTGGCATTGCGCTGCTGACCGTCTCGTTCATTGGGGCGCACAAGCACTATGTGGAAGCGAATACGGAGGCCTACTACCGCGTTCTGCTGCACGGCAAGGAAATCGGGACGCTTTCCGATAAGGATCGGCTCAAGGCTTTGTTTGAGGAGAAGCAGGAAGAGTACCAGAAGAAATATCCGGACGAGGTTATGGTCCTGCAGACGGATGGCATCACAACGCAGGCAGCCCGCAACTATAAGCCGGTCATCGACAACGAGGGAACGTTAGACAAACTGGACGGCTTGCTTAAAGCCTATGCGGTTGGCGTTCAACTGGTCGTGGACGGCAAAGTCGTCGGTATCGTTAAAGACCAGGAAACGGCCAGCGCCGTGCTTCAGGGAGTCAAAGCCTACTACATATCGGGGAAGAAGGAAGCCTCCGGTGCGCCGCAGCTGAAAAAAACGGCCGCGTCATCGGCTTCGGCTTCTCCCGGAGATAAGGTAGAGTCTGCGGATATACGCGAACAGTTATCCGTCATGCCGGTAAAGGCCGACCCGAACAAGGTGATGGACGTGCAGGAGGCGGTCAAGGCGCTTACCGTAGGCGTGGACGCGCCGCTGGTTTATACGGTTCAAGAAGGAGACACGGTTTCGAGCATTGCCGGCCGTTATGAAATTGCGCAGAAGGAAATCTTCCGGAACAACCCGGAAGTGAAAGAACTGACGCTGCAAATCGGGGATGAGCTTAAACTGACGGTTCCACAGCCGCCGATTACTGTTGTAACGACAGAGAAGGCGGAGGAGCAGATCGTGACCGAACCCGAAGTGATTGTGCGCACGAGCGAGCTGCTGCCTAAAGGCAAGACGAAGGTGGTTCGTCCCGGCCAGACCGGGCTCAAGGAAATGCAATACCGGCTTACGAAGGAGAACGGCGAGGTCGTCAAAGAGGAATGGCTCGGCCAGACGGTTCTCAAGGCTTCGCTGCCTGAAGTCGTATACCGTGGCACCAAGGTAGCGCACGAAGCCTCCGGGTCATTCGCCTGGCCGGTTATCGGCGCGGTCATTTCCAGCACCTTCGGCGAACGCTGGGGCCGGAGCCATAAAGGGGTGGATCTCGTATCCGGCAACCGGACGATCAAGGCCGCCGATGCCGGGACGGTAAGCTTTGCCGGAGTACAACACGGCTACGGCAATGTCGTCATTATCAACCATGGCAACGGATATGAAACGTATTACGGCCACTTGAGCAAAATTTCCGTATCGGTCGGCCAGAAGCTGGAGCAGGGCTCCAGGATCGGCATCATGGGTAATACCGGCCGCTCCACGGGTACGCATTTGCATTTTGAAATCCGCAAGAGCGGCACGGCCATGAACCCGTTGAAATATCTCCAATAG